One stretch of Bombus vancouverensis nearcticus chromosome 16, iyBomVanc1_principal, whole genome shotgun sequence DNA includes these proteins:
- the LOC117160159 gene encoding MYG1 exonuclease isoform X1 has protein sequence MIKYISGIIPRLFTKLSVPPGNITYTRTTSQKFVTMAKNVKIGTHDGTFHCDETLACFMLKTLPRYKDAVIVRSRDMNILDTCDIVVDVGGVYNPSKHRYDHHMRDFNESISTVIKKPGYDSTIKLSSAGLIYCHFGHEIIKHLIPQANESDVELIFKYVYDTFVKEVDGIDNGVPMFNEEPVYHISTDLSSRVTFLNPAWNSKDINVDSQFLKAVELTGHELVQRINYVANVWLPARSIVQEAIDKRFEVDPSGEIVELLQFVPWTQHLYEIEREQNVQPPLKFVIFGSSDSYRVRGIPIRPNSFVCRLFLPKPWGGLRNEELASVSGIKDVIFVHSKRFIGGHLTREGAITMARKALELSDNKFN, from the exons ATGATTAAGTATATCTCTGGAATAATTCCGCGACTCTTTACGAAGCTATCTGTTCCACCAGGTAATATAACCTATACGCGAACGACATCGCAGAAATTCGTGACAATGGCTAAAAACGTGAAAATCGGAACACACGATGGCACTTTTCATTGTGACGAAACTCTTGCTTGCTTCATGTTGAAGACGCTGCCCAGATATAAAGATGCAGTTATAGTGAG ATCACGCGATATGAATATTTTAGATACATGTGATATTGTGGTCGATGTTGGTGGAGTGTATAATCCTTCCAAGCATCGTTACGATCATCATATGAG AGATTTCAACGAGTCAATAAGCACAGTAATAAAGAAGCCAGGTTACGATTCGACGATAAAACTGAGTAGCGCTGGTTTGATTTATTGCCATTTTGGCCATGAGATTATCAAGCATTTGATTCCACAAGCAAATGAAAGCGACGTAgaattgatttttaaatatgtttatGATACATTTGTTAAGGAAGTTGATGGTATAGATAATGGAGTTCCCATGTTCAACGAGGAACCTGT ATATCATATCAGTACAGACTTATCATCCCGTGTGACATTCTTAAATCCTGCATGGAATAGCAAGGATATTAATGTTGATAGTCAATTTTTGAAGGCAGTTGAATTAACCGGTCATGAATTAGTGCAACGTATTAATTATGTCGCAAATGTTTGGTTGCCTGCTAGGTCCATTGTGCAGGAAGCTATTGACAAACGCTTTGAG GTTGACCCTAGTGGCGAAATTGTAGAATTATTGCAATTTGTACCATGGACTCAGCATCTTTATGAGATAGAAAGAGAACAAAATGTACAGCCACcgttaaaatttgtaatttttggaAGTAGTGATAGCTATAGGGTTCGAGGCATACCTATAAGACCTAACAGTTTTGTGTGCAG GCTGTTTTTGCCAAAACCTTGGGGAGGTTTGCGCAATGAGGAGCTTGCAAGCGTCTCTGGAATCAAAGATGTTATTTTTGTTCATTCAAAACGATTCATCGGTGGCCATCTAACCAGAGAAGGAGCGATAACGATGGCACGCAAAGCTCTTGAGCTATCTGATAATAAATTCAATTAG
- the LOC117160159 gene encoding MYG1 exonuclease isoform X2, whose product MAKNVKIGTHDGTFHCDETLACFMLKTLPRYKDAVIVRSRDMNILDTCDIVVDVGGVYNPSKHRYDHHMRDFNESISTVIKKPGYDSTIKLSSAGLIYCHFGHEIIKHLIPQANESDVELIFKYVYDTFVKEVDGIDNGVPMFNEEPVYHISTDLSSRVTFLNPAWNSKDINVDSQFLKAVELTGHELVQRINYVANVWLPARSIVQEAIDKRFEVDPSGEIVELLQFVPWTQHLYEIEREQNVQPPLKFVIFGSSDSYRVRGIPIRPNSFVCRLFLPKPWGGLRNEELASVSGIKDVIFVHSKRFIGGHLTREGAITMARKALELSDNKFN is encoded by the exons ATGGCTAAAAACGTGAAAATCGGAACACACGATGGCACTTTTCATTGTGACGAAACTCTTGCTTGCTTCATGTTGAAGACGCTGCCCAGATATAAAGATGCAGTTATAGTGAG ATCACGCGATATGAATATTTTAGATACATGTGATATTGTGGTCGATGTTGGTGGAGTGTATAATCCTTCCAAGCATCGTTACGATCATCATATGAG AGATTTCAACGAGTCAATAAGCACAGTAATAAAGAAGCCAGGTTACGATTCGACGATAAAACTGAGTAGCGCTGGTTTGATTTATTGCCATTTTGGCCATGAGATTATCAAGCATTTGATTCCACAAGCAAATGAAAGCGACGTAgaattgatttttaaatatgtttatGATACATTTGTTAAGGAAGTTGATGGTATAGATAATGGAGTTCCCATGTTCAACGAGGAACCTGT ATATCATATCAGTACAGACTTATCATCCCGTGTGACATTCTTAAATCCTGCATGGAATAGCAAGGATATTAATGTTGATAGTCAATTTTTGAAGGCAGTTGAATTAACCGGTCATGAATTAGTGCAACGTATTAATTATGTCGCAAATGTTTGGTTGCCTGCTAGGTCCATTGTGCAGGAAGCTATTGACAAACGCTTTGAG GTTGACCCTAGTGGCGAAATTGTAGAATTATTGCAATTTGTACCATGGACTCAGCATCTTTATGAGATAGAAAGAGAACAAAATGTACAGCCACcgttaaaatttgtaatttttggaAGTAGTGATAGCTATAGGGTTCGAGGCATACCTATAAGACCTAACAGTTTTGTGTGCAG GCTGTTTTTGCCAAAACCTTGGGGAGGTTTGCGCAATGAGGAGCTTGCAAGCGTCTCTGGAATCAAAGATGTTATTTTTGTTCATTCAAAACGATTCATCGGTGGCCATCTAACCAGAGAAGGAGCGATAACGATGGCACGCAAAGCTCTTGAGCTATCTGATAATAAATTCAATTAG
- the LOC117160163 gene encoding uncharacterized protein LOC117160163, with protein sequence MRTIIIFATICTLAIAEPGYVAPVIPYSYLRVPLAYDGHVLDTPEVAQAKAAHLATQAYEAARNTLSYAHVPALLRIYAPAPGAPIGADGRVVDTPEVAQAKAAHLTAHALEAAKNLGLYPYGALAYASTPYAYGFGYGAPLGPDGRVVDTPEVVRAKVAHFAAHADAAAKTVENL encoded by the exons ATCATCTTCGCTACAATCTGCACCCTGGCCATCGCAGAGCCCGGATACGTGGCTCCAGTGATACCTTACAGCTACCTCAGAGTGCCATTAGCCTACGACGGTCACGTTTTGGACACGCCGGAAGTGGCACAAGCGAAAGCAGCGCACCTCGCGACTCAGGCGTACGAGGCGGCCAGGAACACACTCAGCTATGCTCACGTGCCGGCTCTGTTACGTATTTATGCACCTGCACCTGGTGCGCCCATAGGCGCCGATGGTCGTGTCGTCGATACACCTGAGGTCGCGCAGGCGAAAGCTGCTCACTTGACTGCTCACGCATTG GAGGCTGCGAAGAATCTAGGACTCTATCCATACGGTGCCCTGGCTTACGCCTCAACACCTTATGCTTATGGATTTGGATATGGTGCTCCCCTTGGTCCTGATGGTAGAGTAGTGGACACTCCGGAAGTTGTTCGAGCGAAGGTAGCTCATTTTGCAGCACACGCTGATGCGGCCGCAAAAACTGTTGAAAATCTCTGA